ataaaatatacaaacctGACTGAACACTATGAGTTATCCAAAAGAAAAGTAGGAACgataacacaataaatataatggatATTGCCGTGAGGTTAATTCTTGTATAAAACAGAGCAACTAAATTTACTAACACGGCCATAAACAGCGATGTTTTTGGCCATGATCtcctattttctttatttttatatgatatGGTAAAAAGTCGTGAATTCGGCGAACCACTCCTTTTATCTATCAAAAGCATTAATCCAACGCCATTCACATTGTCGTGCTCGATTATCCTATCCGTACAAgtcatttctaaataaaatatattgtaaattaaggatctaaatattatacacaatcacaaaattaaaaatcaaaacattcAAATTCAACTCAGTGAGTGACGTAAATATGACATtgacaaatatatttctaCATGGAATTTAAGCGAAGAACATAACACATGTGCATTATATTTTAaccaatttcaaaaataatgagaGGCAGCACAAGATTCTATGAAAGAAAAGTTTGTACAAAACCGATGTTCCTGCTATTGAAATATGTATCTTTTTGCTTATACAGTCATTTGATTTCAACTTGGAAGTGaaaatttttcttcaatacTCCTTTTTAGACAATGTTGGATAAAAGCAAAGGTTAAATCAGAACCTCCTCAGAACAAATTATGCTTGTTACCATAACAACATGAAGCGCAAATAGACGTCAGGTCAGGCGTCATTGTTTACAGTTTTAGGTGTGCCTAAGTAACATAcctattacttaaataaaattcagtgATTTTTCCCGATAAACTCAATGGAGAACTTAGACGGCAACGCTTGGGTTTTCGACTCACTAGTGGGTTTTCTCCACGGACCAGTCTGGAATGTACCTTTACAAACTTTCATCGAGGAAAAGTCACTTCGTAtgttacctacatattttacttataatgcatttttttatgctATTGATGAACCTGTatcgtacctacctaccttgaCGGGCTCTGTCTTTTTTTCTCGGCAAAGCTTTAACTCTCGGCACCATAATGCAATGTCTAAgccgatttaaataaatatttaaaactacaatggtataatttattagacctttacaaataaaacaattaaacatacatacattacatacatatggtcacgtctatatcccttgcggggtagacagagccaacagtcttgaaaagactgaatggccacgttcagctatttggcttaatgatagaattgagattcaattaaaCATTGTTTCTAAATGATTAGTtctcctttttttctttttatttagctTTTGAACCCACGGAAAATGGAGAAGTGCCTGATAGACCAGAGTACAAAAAGATCCATGACGAATATCGTAACTTGGTAAGTTCTTGCCGAtggtaagtaggtaagtaggtaaaGGTTTCGCCACCAATCACTACCTACTCCAGTGATCCTAGATTCTATTACTGAATAAACTGACTATGAAACCTGCATgaaaaaagtttgtaaagCAATCGAAGTACAATTATGTAAGGGTGGTTTAAGTAGAAAGATGAAGGCACTTATCTATTTTGTCACTGGCCACCCCTATCTAACCACCACCCCTCTAGGAAAAAGGCCATCACGTGGAGGATATCATAATGTAGGCACATGAATGTGCGGtgttttaagatttaaaaaattcgaACTAATCGAAGTCATCATCCTCCTCCTGGCGTATATCCGTGGCGTCCTACTTAGTACGCCTTTGATAAGGTAACGATCCATATACAGAACCCTGTTGGCCTTTTGAAAGattgagaggccacgttcagctgttaggcttaatgatagaattgagattcaaatagtgacaggttgctagcccatcgcctataagaagaatcccaagtttataagccaatcccttagtcgccctttacgacatccatgggaaagagatggagtggtcctactttTTTCATCtaattgccgggaaccacacggcagcaaTATGCACGgttgaatataataaagctaCAACGGTCTGGCCTTCGTGACTTAGACTTAGCCACCCATTACGATAGCAGCGAGAATACCATGGTCCTGTTTATATCAAACACGCAGTAATAATAACGTTGGCAAACAACACAATTCCTGCGTACTTATTTTGCTTCATCGACATTCTTAAATCTTTTATGCATGCTATTTATATTTGATCAGGTGGACGTGATGCTGGGGTCCTTCATGGACGACATCGGGATATCAGCTGATCAGTTCGAAGCAGCATGTCGTCTTTCAGCGCGGGACTTGGCAGGTCTGCCGGCGCACTTTCACCAGCGACTCTTCGAGCAGATCTGGGCGGCGAATGATTACGAAATGTTCGTCAAGATGATGACACATAAGAACGTAGAGCTGCAGTTACAGGTAGATTATGTAGAAATGGAACTCCTCTTTTGGAAATGAGCCCAGGGTACGAATATTAGGATCACGAAGCGGATTGGGTATGTCAGATTTTACCGCAAAGCCACTCCCGAATtaaatcatggttacacaccATCTAGTTGCGTGAATGTGCAATTTCCTCACGGTGATTTCTTCTTCTCATTTCTGAATAAAAAGACGTGCAATACCCTTACtttgaaacaatatttgatttatttcagGCTTTAGAGCTGATTGAAAGACGCTTCGGAACTTTGCCGTTATTTTCATCAGACGCAGAAGATTTGGACTCATCGCGAAGTGATGAGAGCGAAGGATGGCCTGATAATGATGATGTTATGACTGAAATTAAGAAGTAAGATATAACAATGGTTTTTATACATCcttgtaataaaaacttttaattaggTACACAAGACAACGGAAACATAactcttataaaatatatcattttacCATTTCAGGCTACAGCTAGAAGATTTACAAGGTGGAGATGATATTGTGAACGTGCCTCCAGAGGAAGTCGTGGCAGAAAAGCAAACGTTGCTTTCTAAACTCCACAGTTTCgacaaaaaagaagaaaagacCAAGAAGACTGACGacacaaaagaaaaatcaccTGAACCCGCTAAATTACCGACACCACCTCCGAAGAAAATAGAGGTATCTTAACTAAGCACTACtcacatacaaattatattgGAGATTTAATGGCAGATGAGTAGAATAAATAGctaaatttttagaaaattcgACAATAATTTCTCGCATGGCGAAAGTTAATCAACTTACTGAAACTTAGAAGAACCTAAAAAAGTCTGTTATACCTATAACCAATATCTTTCAGGTAAGCGATGAAGATATGCGAGCTCGACAAGAATATCTGAAACAACAGAGAGATAAATTGCTGGCTCTAAAGAAGCAGGTGCGTGAGCGAAGGCTTGGCGCTGCTGAAAGCAATGAGTCTGAAGGTCAGTGCCCTCAACAAGAGATACAACTTTTTAccagataaatataataaaaattaagatgtGAATTTGCCAtgatcagtattttcaagttaatatatatataaaatatagattcatgtgtatatttttattgacctGACTTTCCCACATTGGTTGACGGTGAAAGTGGAACATATGTATACCTCATCGCTAAGACGCAACCAAGACAAACGCTAGGTTGATGTGATGGTGGTAGTCTCGTTAAATTTTCATCTTTGCAAATATCCTTGTTCCAGACGGTGAAGGCTCCAAACACAGCATTCGGCCCCGCTCAGCTCGCGTCGCCCAAGCTGCTTTGAAAGGCTCTGCACCGCCTCCGCCCCCTGACGCCATGCAACTCCGCAAAGCACTGGCCTCTAAACTGAAGACTGAGGTCGTTGACACACAACTATGAATTGATCTTGAAAGGtcttgtcaatattttaactatattttctgCTATGTTTTACTTCTTGGTGTTTTAAGTGGCCTTCCTTGCTAAGGCACAAGCGCCACTAAATACTTCTCTGATATTACTTATTTCAAGTTGGTATTTTTCTATGGGTGCCATCCGCTCAGCCTCGTGATGGGATACAATTGCACTATACCTCGTACGTGCATATGGCTATCAtgaactaaaacaaaaataaatacatacaaatttcaTGATAGCCATACTGGGATGAAGACTGGTCCCAGAGTTAATAATAGGGCTAAACAGTGCAatgtgttttaataatatttacttcttATTATACCGCGCCGATAATTTTGTGTCTTTTAATGAGTAGCACCTTTTTATCTTTGTAACTCTTagcaaatatttgaaaaatcttGTTTCAAAAGAAGATTATTGAACTTGCCCAATAAcatacctttttttatttaacctctgtaaatcaaaaataatattttacttgaaTGATAAAAGAACGTTTTCTTCAACTTATTCCTAACCTAAAAAGTAATTGatttaaatctttaatatACCTATGAGGGTTGTCagaaataatcaaaaacaatattttttcgtattaccttatatttatattgcttACTTAACTAGTGACATCATAATAATAGCATTATAGtaagcttatttattttacacaacTTGCCAATAGGtaatctattttaatttaaatctgtGTATAAATTAGTTTATGATGGTCATCCACCtagacagataaaaaatagtcGTCATTACAGTCTACTTTCACCTAGAACTTCGTATTTTAACGGGGAAGTTATTTCAAGGAATATAAGAATCGTATAAATCTAATTGACAGCTCGATGATTATACACGTAGATGTTGAcagatttcaaaataaaattattacataaaacggtaggtatatatttacaatatattcTGACAAATTCATCACACGTATGTAATAGTTCGCCTCGCCATTGCCTGTGCAGTTTTAGATGCGcagaaatgtaaaataaaacacctATAAGTAGAGATGTGTGCGTGATGTGACCATCATTGTAAAAATGCCAATGTTTCCATCTTGATGACATACGACAGGTAAAGGAGATCAAATGTTTCATCATCAGATTCATGCGACACTTGATATGTATTTTCTGAATTGTTAGCCGTAAGGCGGTAACAACGGTTAGGTTTCAGACCATGGGAGAAACGCGCCAGTTCAACAAAAGTGCATGTATTCATTGAATATGTAACATGCATGCCCCCAGTTTTACAATGAGAAAGATACAACTACCATTTTATATCTCTTCTTGACCGCACGTTTAAGACTAGGACGGtgattaaaataagttttaatttttctagcCAAAACGAAATGtagacataaaatcacacataGATTTTTAAAAGCCAAAGGTATAGTTTCGTTAGGTTCTTTAATTTATCGTTGGACCGAATAAAATCACGgacattttgaaaacaattttaaatgaaaaatttatatattcttatttttttatttaaacattcgtCTTTCTATATGATAGATCGCAAATAATACAATAGTATCCCAGTTTTGCAtgcttgtattttaaaaaaaactttcataATCGATGTTACTGATATAATAAATGCTGATGGATAGTTaactatttaaaatgaaaaaaatcctTAATAAATAAGGAAGAAAATATGATTGTGTAAATGCAAACACAAATCTCCAAAGATACTACAAATTGACACGACTCCTATTAGGAAgagcaaaataaatttggaccACTTTAAGTCTATTGCATACCACATATCTGGCCACAAGTAGGATCTTCTTTCAGGTTAtcccaaagaaaaaaatatatgaaatgtaaatattaaactttaagtaaaaataaataatgaataacacAAGCATTAAATTAACGGAAATTCTAATATTAATTCTCAAAAAGTTGTATGTGTTCAAACATATATTCTGCCTCATAATTCCagatatttctttctttgagAAAATTCTTATGTACTTATTATCACCAgattaaatatactttaaaaaatctaatattatttacaaatacgaACCATAACACTAAGGGTTaacagttataaaataaaaatggatcTTACTCAGATACGTTTATCACATACACATTACACTTGCAGTAAAAAAGCGACATTTCTAAAcagattttaaacaaaaactaatgttggaagtaaagaaatatttattttgacgcACTTGAATGTTGGAACAAAACATGTTCGTTatctgaatttaaaaaaagacaaactTCTGGCAtaggtttattatttaatattttgtaatttgaatACCACCTATACACTATCTGATCCAGAgtacgataaaaaaaagtacaggTTCAGTACGGGTATTTGGCATTCTTCGCGTTAGATACTCGGGTAGCATGCAAGTACCGGCACTGAACCTACAATTATTACCGATAACAATAGGGTACCGGACagtaatcgaaaaaaaatctaagttgtgttttaaaataaagttttttatacaagaacatcacttagtaaagatttttaagaaataacaatgatttataatttttaaatcaataaataaagttgcaaaaatccaatattttttatctgtgcagCGTAAGAACCCAAACACCAATCACAGTGGGTGACGTCATACCTCATAAGTGATAAGTAAACAACACtgctttgtatgttatttcgagttattctacgatttattagcatttttctaaaaatatttaattgtaattagttAAGAATTGAAGGACTTTACTCATAACAGAAGTTGTCGCAAGTGCTTGAAGCCGCCTATATCAAGCTTTTATCATGGAACAAGGTTAATAAAGCcgacaatagaaatctctcaaaagattgatattttcatggtCGGCAGTTTCTTTGCCACTAATACCGACTTTTATTTTGCTGAATTTCGCaatgtgaaaacatttgtgtaagtatttcaacctctttttgtttatcttaacaacagaaattattgaaaaaataacaaacgaaaa
The sequence above is drawn from the Amyelois transitella isolate CPQ chromosome 18, ilAmyTran1.1, whole genome shotgun sequence genome and encodes:
- the LOC106129447 gene encoding cilia- and flagella-associated protein 36; this translates as MENLDGNAWVFDSLVGFLHGPVWNVPLQTFIEEKSLPFEPTENGEVPDRPEYKKIHDEYRNLVDVMLGSFMDDIGISADQFEAACRLSARDLAGLPAHFHQRLFEQIWAANDYEMFVKMMTHKNVELQLQALELIERRFGTLPLFSSDAEDLDSSRSDESEGWPDNDDVMTEIKKLQLEDLQGGDDIVNVPPEEVVAEKQTLLSKLHSFDKKEEKTKKTDDTKEKSPEPAKLPTPPPKKIEVSDEDMRARQEYLKQQRDKLLALKKQVRERRLGAAESNESEDGEGSKHSIRPRSARVAQAALKGSAPPPPPDAMQLRKALASKLKTEVVDTQL